In the Kineosporiaceae bacterium genome, one interval contains:
- a CDS encoding BMC domain-containing protein, whose translation MSPQIRSFIFLDRLQPQTMCYLGTWIKGSLPRAGYAAQIIEVAPGLDIEPLTDVALKSAEVGAGILIVERHFGYLELHGPPASVRAAAGSVLDHLGASATEAMRPKVLASRIVSRIDRQHAFLVNRNKVGSMALAGQSMFVLEMEPASYAILATNEAEKAARITVVDYRMIGATGRVYLTGEESEVRAAAEAAEQALARA comes from the coding sequence ATGTCACCTCAGATCAGGTCGTTCATCTTCCTCGACCGGCTGCAGCCGCAGACCATGTGCTATCTGGGCACCTGGATCAAGGGGTCGTTGCCGCGGGCCGGGTACGCCGCACAGATCATCGAGGTGGCGCCGGGTCTGGACATCGAGCCGCTGACCGACGTGGCGTTGAAGAGCGCCGAGGTCGGGGCCGGGATCCTCATCGTGGAGCGGCATTTCGGCTATCTCGAACTGCACGGGCCACCCGCATCGGTGCGCGCCGCGGCCGGCTCGGTGCTCGATCACCTCGGTGCCTCGGCGACCGAGGCGATGCGCCCGAAGGTGCTGGCCTCGCGGATCGTGTCGCGGATCGACCGGCAACACGCCTTCCTGGTCAACCGCAACAAGGTCGGCTCGATGGCGTTGGCCGGGCAGTCGATGTTCGTGCTCGAGATGGAGCCCGCCTCGTACGCCATCCTGGCCACCAACGAGGCCGAGAAGGCCGCCCGGATCACCGTGGTCGACTACCGCATGATCGGGGCCACCGGGCGGGTGTACCTGACCGGTGAGGAGTCCGAGGTGCGTGCCGCAGCCGAAGCTGCCGAGCAGGCGTTGGCCCGGGCATGA
- a CDS encoding EutN/CcmL family microcompartment protein, producing the protein MLRAKVIGNVWATKRLPEVPNGAFLEVELEGGSARMIAFDALGSGPGESVLVATGSVAAAWFPGPHPPIDALIIGSIDEPRSSA; encoded by the coding sequence ATGCTCAGAGCCAAGGTGATCGGCAACGTGTGGGCCACCAAGCGCCTGCCCGAGGTGCCGAACGGGGCATTCCTCGAGGTCGAGCTCGAGGGTGGTTCGGCCCGGATGATCGCGTTCGACGCGCTGGGCAGCGGCCCGGGGGAGTCGGTGCTGGTCGCCACCGGATCCGTTGCGGCGGCGTGGTTCCCGGGGCCGCACCCACCGATCGACGCGTTGATCATCGGCTCGATCGACGAGCCGCGATCGTCGGCCTGA
- a CDS encoding BMC domain-containing protein, whose product MASNAIGMIETKGYVAALAAADAMVKAANVVIVGREQVGDGLVAVTIVGDVGAVKAATEAGAETAGQVGELVSVHVIPRPHAELARHFVVAGD is encoded by the coding sequence ATGGCATCCAACGCCATCGGAATGATCGAGACCAAGGGCTACGTGGCGGCGCTGGCCGCGGCGGACGCCATGGTCAAGGCCGCCAACGTCGTCATCGTCGGGCGCGAGCAGGTCGGCGACGGTCTGGTCGCCGTGACCATCGTCGGCGACGTCGGCGCGGTCAAGGCCGCCACCGAGGCCGGCGCCGAGACCGCCGGTCAGGTGGGCGAGCTGGTCAGCGTGCACGTCATCCCGCGGCCGCACGCCGAGCTGGCCCGCCACTTCGTGGTCGCCGGCGACTGA
- a CDS encoding microcompartment protein — MTVSASASASAPVPVPAPQLRVYLVLEDLQPQFAAYLGTPTRARGYPPYAGQHALIVEVAPGLAIERVTSLALHAMPSLEVGLLFVERQFGILEVHADSADDVRAAGEAILAGIGASPADQLRPQLLYHDVIEDVQDQHAVIVNRTRQASMLLPGQSLLVVEVTPALFAAMAVNEAEKVAPEATLVDVSMIGAAGRVYLSGDTATVQRAREAIVAALGAVAGRDH; from the coding sequence ATGACCGTGAGCGCGTCCGCGTCGGCGTCCGCACCTGTCCCCGTGCCGGCACCGCAGCTACGGGTCTACCTCGTGCTCGAGGACCTGCAGCCGCAGTTCGCCGCCTACCTGGGGACACCCACCCGGGCTCGTGGGTACCCGCCGTATGCCGGCCAGCACGCCCTGATCGTCGAGGTGGCACCGGGTCTGGCGATCGAGCGGGTCACCTCGCTCGCGCTGCACGCCATGCCGTCACTCGAGGTCGGGCTGCTGTTCGTCGAGCGACAGTTCGGCATCCTCGAGGTGCACGCCGACTCGGCGGACGACGTCCGGGCTGCGGGCGAGGCGATCCTGGCGGGGATCGGCGCGTCACCGGCCGACCAGCTGCGGCCGCAGCTGCTCTACCACGACGTGATCGAGGACGTGCAGGACCAGCACGCGGTGATCGTCAACCGCACCCGGCAGGCCTCGATGCTGCTGCCCGGGCAGAGCCTGTTGGTGGTCGAGGTGACCCCGGCGCTGTTCGCGGCGATGGCCGTCAACGAGGCCGAGAAGGTGGCCCCGGAGGCCACCTTGGTCGACGTCTCGATGATCGGGGCGGCGGGCCGGGTCTACCTGTCGGGGGATACGGCTACCGTGCAGCGGGCACGGGAGGCGATCGTGGCTGCGCTCGGTGCGGTGGCCGGTCGCGATCACTGA